A genomic stretch from Narcine bancroftii isolate sNarBan1 chromosome 9, sNarBan1.hap1, whole genome shotgun sequence includes:
- the alg3 gene encoding dol-P-Man:Man(5)GlcNAc(2)-PP-Dol alpha-1,3-mannosyltransferase isoform X4: MDEVEGVINGTYDYTQLKGDTGPLVYPAGFVYIFMLLYYITGHGVNIHLAQYIFAIFYLITLLLVFNIYNHTKKVPPFVFFFMCCASYRIHSIFILRLFNDPIAMMILYVAVNLFLSNRWSLGCGLFSLAVSIKMNILLFAPGLLFLLVSEFGLVRTIPKVGICAALQVVLGLPFLMENPVGYVARAFDLGRQFLFKWTVNWRFLPESVFLNRYFHLALLVGHLTVLILFALCRWKKSELGILSLLKTPKERRIQHQPLTANQIVYVLFTSNFIGICFSRSLHYQFYVWYFHTLPYLLWSTHVKKLAHLLKVLILGLIEMSWNTYPSTIYSSISLHVCHIIILLSLWSGYVDLEEGTPSEDHDQMKKKK; encoded by the exons ATATCCTGCAGGATTTGTTTATATCTTCATGCTGCTGTACTACATCACTGGTCATGGAGTGAATATTCACCTTGCACAGTACATATTTGCCATTTTCTACCTCATAACACTGCTGCTGGTCTTTAACATTTATAATCATACAAAAAAG GTTCCACCATTTGTGTTTTTCTTCATGTGCTGTGCCTCCTATCGGATCCATTCTATCTTTATCCTTCGACTCTTTAATGACCCCATTGCAATGATGATCCTCTATGTGGCTGTGAACCTTTTTCTGAGCAATCGCTGGTCACTAGGTTGTGGCTTATTTag TTTAGCAGTTTCCATAAAGATGAACATTTTGCTCTTCGCTCCAGGATTGTTGTTCCTTCTCGTCTCAGAGTTTGGGTTGGTGAGGACCATCCCAAAGGTGGGCATCTGTGCTGCACTGCAA gTAGTGTTGGGTTTGCCCTTCCTGATGGAAAATCCGGTTGGATATGTGGCAAGAGCATTTGACCTTGGCCGCCAATTTCTTTTCAAATGGACAGTGAACTGGCGCTTCCTGCCCGAGAGTGTCTTCCTGAATCGATACTTTCACCTTGCACTGTTGGTGGGACATCTGACTGTTTTGATTCTCTTTGCGCTCTGCAGATGGAAAAA ATCTGAGTTGGGAATACTCTCGCTTCTGAAGACTCCAAAAGAGAGAAGAATACAGCACCAACCCTTAACAGCAAATCA AATTGTATATGTTCTCTTCACCTCGAATTTCATTGGTATCTGTTTCAGTCGATCATTACACTATCAATTCTATGTTTGGTACTTTCATACTCTGCCATACCTTTTGTGGAGCACACATGTGAAAAAACTTGCTCATCTCCTCAA AGTTCTTATTTTAGGATTAATTGAGATGTCCTGGAATACATATCCCTCAACTATATACAGCTCTATCTCACTGCATGTGTGTCAcataattattcttctttctcTCTGGTCTGGCTATGTTGATCTTGAAGAGGGCACACCATCTGAAGACCATGATCaaatgaaaaagaagaaatga